One Aegilops tauschii subsp. strangulata cultivar AL8/78 chromosome 7, Aet v6.0, whole genome shotgun sequence genomic window carries:
- the LOC109732235 gene encoding inositol polyphosphate multikinase IPK2, which produces MSDLRAPEHQVAGHRAAPDKLGPLVDGAGLFYKPLQALDRGEQELAFYTAFSAHPDVPPRIRDAFFPRFHGTRLLPTAASPGESHPHLILDDLLKGLAAPSVTDIKIGACTWPPRAPEPYVAKCLAKDRGSTSVLLGFRVSGVMVSDPSGAVWRPDRSELKGTDIPGVRRMLRRYVSSAGGDGGGEDCALAAAVYGGEGGVLAQLRELKAWFEVQTLFHFYSASILLSYDANAVTAPGGAPRVKLVDFAHVVESEGVIDHNFLGGLCSLIKFIDDIVSSDKAPPAQS; this is translated from the coding sequence ATGTCCGATCTCCGCGCcccggagcaccaggtcgccgGCCACCGCGCCGCGCCCGACAAGCTCGGCCCGCTCGTCGACGGCGCCGGCCTCTTCTACAAGCCGCTGCAGGCCCTCGACCGCGGCGAGCAGGAGCTGGCCTTCTACACGGCCTTCTCCGCCCATCCCGACGTGCCGCCCCGCATCCGGGACGCCTTCTTCCCGCGCTTCCACGGCACCCGCCTCCTCCCCACCGCCGCCTCCCCCGGCGAGTCCCACCCGCACCTCATCCTCGACGACCTCCTCAAGGGCCTCGCCGCGCCCTCCGTCACCGACATCAAGATCGGCGCCTGCACCTGGCCCCCGCGCGCGCCGGAGCCCTACGTCGCCAAGTGCCTCGCCAAGGACCGCGGGAGCACCAGCGTGCTCCTCGGCTTCCGCGTCTCGGGGGTCATGGTCTCCGACCCCAGCGGCGCCGTCTGGCGCCCGGACAGGTCCGAGCTCAAGGGGACGGACATCCCCGGCGTGCGCCGCATGCTCCGCCGCTACGTGTCGtcggccggcggcgacggcgggggtgAGGACTGCGCGCTCGCGGCGGCCGTGTACGGGGGCGAGGGCGGGGTCCTGGCGCAGCTGCGGGAGCTCAAGGCGTGGTTCGAGGTGCAGACGCTGTTCCACTTCTACTCGGCGTCGATCCTGCTGAGCTACGACGCCAACGCGGTGACCGCGCCCGGCGGCGCGCCGAGGGTGAAGCTGGTGGACTTCGCGCATGTGGTGGAGAGCGAGGGGGTGATCGACCACAACTTCCTGGGCGGCCTCTGCTCCCTCATCAAGTTCATAGACGACATTGTCTCTTCTGACAAGGCGCCTCCGGCTCAGTCTTGA